Proteins encoded by one window of Candidatus Methanoperedens sp.:
- a CDS encoding alginate lyase family protein, which translates to MKDNIRIRTSTVLVILLVIIIPDIYWSTFYGGRTGPDKAGNTNISLNVNSPAVSTTSNFTHPNMYLNMDEIKAIKVRVDANEEPWKTAYNAMISEANSVLKEQTPSVTYGGKTPPSGNKHDYYSELPYSTDGVFDKSRDRTDYQSAIKLGRNVRSLGLAYAFTGEGKYADKALEFIRVWSIDPPTRMNPRFTDWQSKIEIAITLPGMFYGAELIWNYQGWTPADKDAFKSWTARILEDAKNWSAENNFENWRLVFISSASVITEDSESMTYAFDQWKAIISSQMDLNGSMIKETGRTNSLSYSLYAINAMIQTAEIARHYGVDLYDYRLEDGRGLEKALDFHAPYAADPSKWPYQQITAYAGDNAALYELAYSFRRKPSYLDIINKWKRPMYESRTMGPVTLTHSFNAYPFTFAGIN; encoded by the coding sequence ATGAAAGACAATATCCGCATTCGAACATCTACTGTTTTAGTTATTCTGTTAGTTATAATAATTCCGGATATTTATTGGTCTACATTTTATGGTGGGCGGACAGGACCAGATAAAGCGGGTAATACAAATATTAGCCTGAATGTAAATTCTCCGGCAGTATCCACAACTTCGAATTTTACCCATCCCAATATGTACCTCAACATGGATGAGATCAAAGCCATCAAGGTAAGGGTCGATGCAAATGAAGAGCCTTGGAAAACTGCATACAATGCTATGATTTCAGAAGCAAATTCTGTATTAAAAGAGCAAACTCCAAGCGTTACATATGGTGGGAAAACTCCGCCCAGTGGAAATAAACACGATTATTATTCAGAATTACCATATTCTACGGACGGTGTCTTCGATAAGAGTCGTGACAGGACAGACTATCAGTCCGCAATAAAGCTGGGGAGAAATGTGCGTAGCCTGGGGCTGGCATATGCGTTTACTGGAGAAGGAAAGTATGCTGATAAAGCACTGGAATTCATCAGGGTCTGGTCGATTGATCCCCCGACAAGGATGAATCCCAGATTCACAGATTGGCAATCCAAGATCGAGATTGCAATCACACTTCCAGGTATGTTCTATGGAGCCGAGCTTATATGGAATTATCAGGGCTGGACTCCTGCAGATAAGGATGCATTCAAATCATGGACCGCAAGAATACTTGAGGATGCAAAAAACTGGTCAGCTGAGAATAACTTTGAGAACTGGCGACTCGTGTTCATCAGTTCTGCCTCGGTGATAACAGAAGATTCAGAAAGTATGACTTACGCTTTCGACCAATGGAAGGCTATAATCTCCAGTCAGATGGACTTAAATGGGAGTATGATAAAAGAAACAGGAAGAACAAACTCCCTCAGCTATTCCCTTTATGCTATAAATGCGATGATCCAGACAGCAGAAATCGCCAGGCATTACGGGGTGGATCTTTATGATTATAGACTCGAAGATGGACGAGGCCTGGAGAAAGCCCTGGATTTCCATGCTCCCTATGCAGCAGATCCGTCGAAATGGCCATATCAGCAAATAACTGCCTATGCAGGGGATAATGCAGCACTTTATGAACTGGCATATTCATTCAGGCGGAAACCTTCGTATCTTGATATCATCAATAAGTGGAAGAGACCCATGTATGAAAGCAGAACTATGGGGCCGGTGACGCTTACACATTCCTTTAACGCATATCCTTTTACTTTTGCAGGTATCAATTAA
- a CDS encoding glycosyltransferase family 2 protein, protein MGLLRMESMNKNVSQCQLISVVICAYSLERIEMTMKCIQSILDNTYKNVEIILVIDGNKELKHKMESQLRAVTKILIVENIKNEGPSVSRNRGIEHANGEIIAFIDDDAFASSNWLETIAKDFSEYPEILACGGKLIPIYEENAYKLPEELLWVVGCTYKGHPVKKQFIRNVISANMAVRKDLFNEIQFEKMFDGRNWKMEDTLFGIRLFLRNHNNVLYDPEILVYHNVSKERTKLIYLLQRSYSEGLLKYELGQVIQTNFAQKEVFYHEQNYLKLVVSSISKNFFNIHQMNYFLLLFSTTFAVITGYVMGNILNKIHYKQDY, encoded by the coding sequence ATGGGTTTGTTAAGGATGGAATCAATGAACAAAAATGTATCGCAATGTCAGCTTATATCGGTCGTTATCTGCGCATATTCCTTAGAACGGATTGAAATGACCATGAAGTGCATACAATCCATATTGGATAATACTTATAAAAATGTCGAGATAATACTTGTCATTGATGGCAACAAAGAACTTAAGCATAAGATGGAATCTCAATTAAGGGCAGTAACTAAAATATTAATAGTTGAGAATATAAAAAATGAAGGTCCTTCTGTATCAAGAAATCGTGGGATAGAACATGCAAACGGAGAAATTATTGCATTTATCGACGATGATGCTTTTGCTTCTTCTAATTGGCTTGAAACTATTGCGAAAGATTTTTCAGAATATCCTGAAATATTGGCGTGTGGCGGGAAGCTGATACCTATTTATGAAGAAAATGCATATAAGCTTCCTGAAGAGTTGTTATGGGTAGTAGGTTGTACATATAAAGGACATCCTGTTAAGAAACAGTTTATAAGAAATGTTATTTCAGCGAACATGGCTGTAAGAAAAGATTTGTTCAATGAGATACAATTTGAAAAAATGTTTGATGGAAGAAACTGGAAAATGGAGGATACTCTTTTTGGCATCAGACTTTTCCTTAGAAATCACAATAATGTATTATATGATCCTGAAATCCTGGTTTATCATAATGTATCTAAAGAAAGAACAAAATTAATTTATTTACTTCAAAGATCTTACTCGGAAGGCTTATTAAAATATGAACTTGGTCAGGTTATCCAGACTAACTTTGCACAAAAGGAAGTTTTTTATCATGAACAAAATTATCTTAAATTAGTAGTATCTTCAATTTCAAAGAATTTTTTTAATATACACCAAATGAATTATTTCTTATTACTTTTTTCAACGACATTTGCTGTAATTACCGGATATGTAATGGGAAATATACTTAATAAAATTCATTACAAACAGGATTATTAG
- a CDS encoding glycosyltransferase family 2 protein, translating to MKISIIICTKDRLQDLMNCLESILAQSIMPDEIIIIDSSNSEENIDKLRKFIHKNDFIKHYTIRVGLTRARNAGIEKSRGEIIIFVDDDVILDKDYLYEILKIFDSYENVGLVTGDIIQADMLTRTFPKLIRYSFIKDIRNVFFFLFFLSRFGNGYFLPSGFPRYIVGHNKIKRIECVQGANMAFRKNALDEFHFDEYFKGYSFMEDCDISYRISRKFKVIFTPFAKLIHKASPVSRDSDSDRAKMLVENHFYLFKKNFPQTIQHRFAFLISIIGLFLLAALRFSSNEFRGYFYGCIEILKKE from the coding sequence ATGAAAATATCAATAATTATATGTACCAAAGATAGACTACAAGATTTGATGAATTGTTTGGAATCTATTTTAGCTCAATCAATCATGCCCGATGAAATTATAATAATAGATTCAAGTAATTCTGAAGAAAATATCGATAAATTGAGAAAATTTATACATAAAAACGATTTCATAAAACATTATACTATCAGAGTTGGCCTGACAAGGGCAAGAAATGCCGGAATCGAAAAAAGTAGGGGAGAAATAATAATATTTGTTGACGATGATGTAATATTAGATAAAGATTATTTATATGAAATTTTAAAAATATTTGATTCTTATGAAAATGTTGGATTAGTAACAGGAGACATAATTCAAGCTGATATGTTAACAAGGACATTTCCAAAGTTAATAAGATATTCTTTCATAAAGGATATAAGGAATGTTTTTTTCTTCCTGTTTTTTTTGAGCAGATTTGGTAATGGATATTTTCTACCATCAGGATTTCCCAGATATATAGTAGGCCACAACAAAATCAAAAGAATCGAATGTGTACAGGGCGCAAATATGGCATTTAGAAAAAATGCTCTGGATGAGTTTCATTTTGATGAGTATTTTAAAGGATATAGTTTTATGGAAGATTGTGATATATCATACAGGATATCAAGAAAATTCAAAGTAATATTCACTCCATTTGCAAAACTTATTCACAAAGCATCCCCGGTATCAAGGGACTCTGACAGTGATAGGGCGAAAATGTTAGTAGAAAATCACTTTTATTTATTCAAGAAAAATTTTCCTCAGACAATTCAACATAGATTTGCATTTTTGATCTCGATTATTGGTTTATTTTTATTGGCCGCGCTCAGATTTAGTTCAAATGAATTTCGGGGATACTTCTACGGGTGTATTGAAATTTTAAAAAAGGAGTGA
- a CDS encoding glycosyltransferase produces MGIDKISVIVSTYDDPINLIDQCLNSLLSQEAIYEIIIIDSSKKEDIKKFCHTLNIDKIKYFYTPPKGLSEARNEGIRVSKKNILAFTDADCIVDLNWAKNISTSFAENVAIVGGKVLPKWTVKPNKIFSNSSIAQGFYSLFDMGSDLKEVDQIFGGNFAVNRNLISNQNFLAHIGRRKENLLCGEEIDFCRRIKKKNLKIIYNPAAIVWHQIPIERTKFKWMWKRMYYSGITRAMLGGKPTPRTVEYANYNIFDLLFIIFFSIPYVTGIIKTLLFNINIKFKS; encoded by the coding sequence ATGGGTATTGACAAAATCAGTGTAATAGTTTCTACTTATGATGATCCCATTAATCTTATAGATCAATGCCTGAACTCATTATTATCTCAAGAAGCAATATATGAAATCATAATAATAGATAGTTCGAAAAAGGAAGATATAAAGAAATTTTGTCATACGTTAAATATTGATAAAATCAAATATTTTTATACACCTCCAAAAGGACTGTCTGAAGCACGAAACGAAGGTATCAGAGTCTCTAAAAAAAACATCCTTGCATTTACGGATGCTGATTGTATAGTTGATCTGAATTGGGCAAAAAACATTTCCACTTCCTTTGCCGAAAATGTTGCAATTGTTGGGGGAAAAGTCCTTCCAAAATGGACTGTCAAACCAAATAAAATATTTTCCAACTCATCTATTGCCCAGGGATTTTACTCGCTATTTGATATGGGTAGTGATTTAAAGGAAGTTGATCAGATTTTTGGAGGAAATTTTGCAGTTAATAGAAATTTAATTTCAAATCAGAATTTTCTAGCGCATATAGGAAGAAGAAAGGAAAATCTATTGTGTGGCGAAGAAATTGATTTTTGCAGGCGTATCAAGAAGAAAAATTTGAAAATAATATATAATCCCGCAGCCATTGTTTGGCATCAAATACCCATAGAAAGAACAAAGTTCAAATGGATGTGGAAAAGGATGTATTACTCAGGGATTACAAGGGCAATGCTTGGCGGTAAGCCTACCCCAAGAACAGTAGAATATGCCAATTATAATATATTTGATTTACTTTTTATTATTTTTTTCTCAATTCCGTATGTTACAGGCATAATAAAAACACTATTATTCAATATAAATATAAAATTTAAATCATGA
- a CDS encoding glycosyltransferase family 2 protein, whose protein sequence is MKCNYIEDLERSSISEIHNYGNNNILPKASVVIVTYNTDKDLLSQNLKSLKEQTIKDFEILVVDNSDKVNLREIVSKYNLKYLRLEKNYGPMLARNVGIKYSNGDIIIFLDDDAIPAGNFVEQHIRAYDENNILGLRGKVLPRTYSIYNYFASHYDLGNQPITCPINIEGNSSFKRTVLFEVGGFNPKLLKVLGHEGIELTYRIICKYKDKSKLIYWPCATIYHNYANTFIKYLRKSLRHAGNADMLKTQYPGIFKFFQQYNLNPNNKKNKTLNLIDKIRLKVIIGFVLLILRTRNLIYKYNK, encoded by the coding sequence ATGAAATGCAATTATATAGAGGATTTAGAACGGTCATCGATATCAGAAATCCATAATTATGGGAACAATAACATCCTACCTAAAGCTTCTGTTGTCATTGTGACCTATAATACGGATAAGGATCTGTTATCACAGAATTTGAAATCTTTGAAAGAGCAAACAATCAAAGATTTTGAGATATTGGTTGTGGATAATAGCGATAAAGTAAATCTCCGGGAAATAGTCTCTAAATACAATTTGAAATACCTGAGGCTGGAAAAGAATTATGGCCCTATGCTGGCAAGAAATGTGGGAATTAAATATTCAAATGGAGATATTATAATATTTCTCGATGATGATGCAATTCCTGCTGGTAACTTTGTCGAGCAACATATTCGTGCTTATGATGAAAACAATATATTGGGACTTAGAGGAAAAGTATTGCCCAGGACTTATAGTATTTACAATTATTTTGCATCGCATTATGATCTTGGCAATCAGCCAATTACCTGCCCCATTAATATAGAGGGTAATTCATCCTTTAAGAGAACTGTTCTTTTTGAAGTAGGGGGTTTTAATCCTAAATTGTTGAAGGTTTTAGGTCACGAAGGGATAGAACTGACATATAGAATAATTTGTAAATACAAAGATAAAAGTAAATTGATATATTGGCCATGTGCCACTATATATCATAATTATGCAAATACTTTTATTAAATATCTAAGAAAAAGTTTGAGACATGCAGGAAATGCGGATATGTTAAAGACTCAATATCCGGGCATATTTAAATTTTTCCAACAATATAATTTAAATCCAAATAATAAAAAGAATAAAACTCTAAATTTGATTGATAAGATAAGGTTGAAGGTAATAATAGGATTTGTTCTATTAATTTTAAGAACACGAAATCTTATATATAAATATAATAAATAA
- a CDS encoding polysaccharide pyruvyl transferase family protein has product MTEKSPLFILAGNGPYDNRGCEAIVRGTVKILRHYYENPSFLCISHFRNDKQFKKQRAEEFDASISHNQTNLPKEIWTTQGLLNKIREFVNPETTKKDYMYKAMLPYIRDARSVLSIGGDNYSLDYSIPKRFTDLDDIVIEKGKPMIIWGASVGPFSKNPDYEKYMIKHLRNITAIFVRESATIGYLNEKGVIDNVYRVADPAFLMDPIKPKENKLEIEERSIGINLSPLLSRYVTGGNIGEWTEIAAKLISRISESTSRKIYLIPHVTNPDNFENDYAFLKNVVIKANCEKNSIFLIPPIYNAAETKWIIGQMEIFVGARTHSTIAALSSYVPTLSFAYSIKAQGINKDIFGDESYCLNPKELKSGTIIEKIQYMSDNSPIIKKNLRTKIPEIQKMALLAGKYLQEIIREV; this is encoded by the coding sequence ATGACGGAAAAATCCCCGCTATTTATTCTTGCCGGTAATGGGCCATATGATAATCGCGGGTGTGAAGCTATTGTCAGGGGAACTGTTAAAATATTGAGACATTATTATGAAAATCCGTCGTTTTTATGTATAAGTCATTTCAGGAATGATAAACAATTTAAAAAGCAGCGTGCAGAGGAATTTGATGCTTCGATAAGTCATAACCAAACAAATTTGCCAAAAGAAATATGGACAACGCAAGGATTACTCAACAAAATTCGAGAATTTGTTAATCCGGAAACAACCAAAAAAGATTATATGTATAAAGCGATGCTCCCGTATATACGGGATGCCAGATCGGTATTATCGATCGGAGGAGATAATTACTCTCTGGATTATAGCATACCGAAAAGATTCACGGATTTAGATGATATTGTTATAGAAAAGGGTAAACCAATGATTATCTGGGGGGCTTCAGTTGGACCATTCAGCAAAAATCCGGATTATGAAAAATATATGATAAAGCATCTTCGTAATATTACTGCAATTTTTGTAAGAGAATCAGCTACGATTGGATATTTGAATGAAAAAGGAGTGATAGACAATGTATACAGGGTTGCAGACCCGGCATTTCTTATGGATCCGATAAAACCGAAAGAAAATAAACTTGAAATTGAGGAGAGGTCAATCGGAATAAATCTCAGCCCATTATTGTCCAGGTATGTAACCGGTGGGAACATAGGTGAATGGACAGAAATCGCTGCTAAATTAATCTCAAGAATCAGTGAATCTACTTCTCGAAAAATATATCTAATACCACACGTGACTAATCCCGATAATTTTGAAAATGATTATGCATTTTTAAAAAATGTTGTTATAAAAGCAAATTGTGAGAAAAATTCAATATTTTTGATTCCTCCAATATACAATGCTGCAGAAACAAAATGGATTATTGGTCAAATGGAAATTTTTGTTGGTGCAAGGACGCATTCTACAATTGCCGCTCTATCTTCGTATGTCCCAACATTATCTTTTGCGTACAGTATAAAAGCTCAGGGAATTAATAAAGATATTTTTGGAGATGAATCCTATTGTTTGAATCCCAAAGAATTGAAATCAGGGACGATCATTGAAAAAATCCAATATATGAGTGATAATTCTCCAATAATAAAAAAAAATCTGCGTACTAAAATTCCGGAAATTCAAAAGATGGCATTATTAGCAGGCAAATACCTTCAGGAAATTATAAGGGAAGTATAA
- the asnB gene encoding asparagine synthase (glutamine-hydrolyzing) → MCGITGYYDPKKCESIISRIVEMTDLIRHRGPDDEGYVFIDTHSNISIDAAGDDTQDTIKANFENVNSLGKVPHNLAFGHRRYAIIDLTPGGHQPFWDDNRSVCVSYNGEIYNYIELRNELEQKGHKFLTSSDTEVLVKAYKEWGVGCFQRFNGTWALSLYDMKERKLLLSRDRIGKSPLYYTIQNNILYWSSEIKSLLHACGADKLSINKQAIYDYINHGWRDLDNSTFWREIHTLPAACYASVDNSLNFQMNTYWTIPNKRFDQSEISFDDAKKQIQNLLVDALEIRLRSDIPVGFALSGGMDSSTLLALYTKVLNKSTVSFTVKFPQKGANEESFARMVAKSCGKLVDYRVIEPSFNDFWKDADEYIWLMEEPFHNPVVQIEQLLQKKLKSEGFGVIINGNGGDEIFAGYEYIYFQAYLDYLLRKKKYWAFIKESFSWIDKDFKAFKRINSSILIALTYNLTIKNIIKKYVMIKEKSLLQGFDDVVERNIPKNFNEIMIGNMGQWLMNYWLRNGNKNYFAIPMETRSPFLDYRLVDFAFRLPPEYLIHNGWHKFILRKAMEDLLPSAIIWRINKMGFPFPLSEWLKSSKNIIEKNLKTINCPYVDVEQLFEEYDTLTKSNPDLLWRYISLLLWWKRVVLKQHLI, encoded by the coding sequence ATGTGTGGCATTACAGGATATTATGATCCAAAGAAATGCGAATCAATTATTAGTCGAATTGTTGAAATGACCGATCTAATTCGACACCGTGGACCCGATGATGAAGGTTATGTCTTTATCGATACTCATTCGAATATTTCTATAGATGCTGCTGGGGATGATACGCAGGATACAATTAAAGCAAATTTTGAAAATGTTAATTCATTAGGTAAAGTTCCTCATAACCTTGCTTTTGGTCACCGTCGCTATGCTATTATAGATTTGACACCAGGTGGCCATCAACCATTCTGGGATGATAACCGGTCGGTTTGTGTTTCATATAATGGTGAGATTTACAATTATATTGAGCTAAGAAACGAACTAGAGCAAAAAGGACATAAGTTCTTAACATCATCTGATACCGAGGTCCTGGTTAAAGCATATAAGGAATGGGGTGTAGGTTGTTTCCAGAGATTCAATGGGACATGGGCGCTAAGTCTTTACGACATGAAAGAACGCAAATTATTATTATCCCGTGATCGAATTGGGAAAAGTCCGCTATATTATACGATTCAAAATAACATTCTATATTGGTCTTCGGAAATTAAATCATTACTTCACGCATGTGGAGCTGATAAATTATCCATAAATAAGCAAGCGATATATGATTATATTAATCATGGTTGGAGAGATCTGGATAATAGCACATTCTGGAGGGAGATACATACTCTCCCTGCAGCTTGTTATGCATCTGTTGATAACTCATTAAATTTCCAAATGAATACATATTGGACAATTCCAAATAAAAGATTTGACCAATCTGAAATTAGTTTTGACGATGCAAAGAAACAGATTCAAAACTTACTTGTTGATGCCCTGGAAATTCGTCTTCGTTCTGATATTCCAGTTGGTTTTGCTTTAAGCGGGGGGATGGACTCATCAACTCTCCTTGCACTATATACAAAAGTCCTCAATAAATCTACAGTTTCATTTACAGTGAAATTTCCTCAAAAAGGAGCAAATGAAGAATCTTTTGCTCGCATGGTTGCCAAAAGTTGCGGAAAGCTTGTAGATTATAGAGTGATCGAACCATCATTCAATGATTTTTGGAAGGATGCCGATGAATATATCTGGCTCATGGAGGAACCTTTTCATAATCCTGTTGTTCAAATTGAACAATTGCTTCAAAAAAAATTAAAATCCGAAGGTTTTGGAGTTATTATTAATGGTAATGGAGGAGATGAAATATTCGCTGGCTATGAATATATTTATTTTCAAGCTTACCTTGATTATTTATTGAGAAAAAAGAAATATTGGGCATTTATTAAAGAATCTTTTTCCTGGATAGATAAGGATTTTAAAGCATTCAAACGTATCAATAGTTCAATTCTTATTGCATTAACATATAATTTAACAATTAAAAATATTATTAAAAAATATGTGATGATAAAGGAAAAATCATTACTTCAAGGCTTCGACGATGTCGTGGAAAGAAACATTCCAAAAAATTTTAATGAAATCATGATTGGTAATATGGGGCAGTGGTTAATGAACTATTGGTTGAGAAATGGAAATAAAAATTATTTTGCTATTCCAATGGAAACCAGGTCGCCATTTCTCGATTATAGATTAGTGGATTTTGCATTCAGACTGCCACCAGAATATCTTATACACAATGGATGGCATAAATTCATTTTACGCAAAGCTATGGAAGATTTATTACCAAGTGCGATTATTTGGAGAATAAATAAGATGGGTTTTCCTTTCCCATTATCTGAATGGCTCAAGTCATCAAAAAATATTATAGAAAAGAACTTAAAAACAATTAATTGCCCATATGTAGATGTCGAGCAGCTATTTGAGGAATATGATACTTTGACAAAATCCAATCCTGATCTTCTATGGCGTTATATTTCTTTGCTTCTTTGGTGGAAAAGAGTCGTCCTGAAACAACATTTAATTTAA
- a CDS encoding glycosyltransferase, which yields MKIIFIPDYKHTNAYQRNLADSLSKQDAEVCFGTFFGLFAVFRSVWKFWKPDIIHIHWTYPYIFGDNKIITIIKSSEFIFELFLLKLSGISVIWTVHNIINHEGKFKNVELFFNKILARLCNNVIVHCSFAKKEVMKVYGINGSNITVIPHGNYIGSYENVISYSQARERLKLNMKDIVFLNFGQIRPYKGINELITSFETLNNPNVRLLIVGKPLNNKVAQDILDRCQNNTHIKTFFGFIPDNEVQVYMNAADIVILPYKDILTSGAVIIAMSFGRPIIATLTGCLADTLDEKGSFLYLKTEGGLLETMQRVLNTDKAKLQSMGAHNLRLAEGLGWDEIAKKTCNVYMKCSK from the coding sequence TTGAAAATAATATTTATTCCGGATTATAAACATACGAATGCTTATCAGAGAAATCTTGCAGATTCACTCTCAAAGCAAGATGCTGAGGTTTGTTTTGGCACATTTTTTGGTTTGTTTGCAGTATTTAGATCAGTATGGAAATTCTGGAAACCAGATATTATACATATTCACTGGACATATCCGTATATTTTTGGAGATAATAAAATTATAACTATTATTAAGTCAAGTGAATTTATCTTTGAATTGTTTCTGTTGAAACTATCAGGAATTAGCGTAATATGGACTGTACATAATATAATTAATCATGAGGGGAAATTCAAAAACGTTGAGTTATTTTTTAACAAAATATTGGCCAGGCTGTGCAATAATGTGATTGTTCATTGCTCTTTTGCAAAAAAAGAGGTCATGAAAGTATATGGAATAAATGGCTCTAATATTACAGTTATACCACATGGGAATTACATCGGTTCCTACGAAAATGTAATAAGCTATTCTCAGGCAAGGGAAAGACTGAAGCTTAATATGAAAGATATTGTATTTCTAAATTTCGGACAAATAAGACCCTACAAGGGTATTAATGAGCTTATCACTTCGTTTGAGACCTTGAACAATCCAAACGTTAGATTATTGATAGTTGGAAAACCATTGAATAATAAAGTCGCACAGGATATATTGGATAGATGTCAAAATAATACGCACATAAAGACTTTCTTTGGTTTTATTCCAGATAATGAAGTCCAGGTCTATATGAATGCTGCGGATATCGTTATTCTTCCTTATAAAGATATTTTGACTTCAGGCGCAGTTATAATAGCCATGTCTTTTGGTAGGCCCATAATAGCTACATTAACAGGATGCCTGGCAGATACACTGGATGAGAAAGGAAGTTTTTTGTACCTGAAGACGGAGGGTGGTTTGCTTGAAACAATGCAGCGAGTTTTAAATACTGATAAAGCTAAACTCCAGAGTATGGGGGCACATAATCTTCGATTAGCTGAAGGTCTTGGATGGGATGAGATTGCCAAGAAGACGTGTAATGTCTACATGAAATGTTCAAAATAA
- a CDS encoding MOP flippase family protein codes for MKKDNNFKLLAVFGILWSWFSQILTQIFQFIVLIILARLLSPQDFGIVGLATVVTGLITTINELGLSAAIIQKKHVNDIHLSTSFWANIMMSTILFIIVVSTSSFIADFYNNDMVRPILIVSSTAFIIGSFGIIQRSLLEKSLEFKKLTIVDVNATLVSGIISILLAFYGYGAWSIVLGSISNTFVSVIILWKINAWRPLLKFSFIHFKELFDFGGNIVGSNILRYMSMNIDYLIIGRLFGTFSLGYYTLARNLTSFPVQNISWTIMRVTFPAFSKIQDDDNNVRIGYLRIIRYVSLITFPMLFGLSVIAFEFVSIFYGEKWIPMVILLQIFCVSSALVSIGTIANTVQYSKGRSDLPLRQHTYGIILMPVAVIIGTKYGLVGMAIAVAVGTIFLVLIFQMMTNTLIKLNMRAIIKEIIPAAIGSIIMMIGIAIYKYIVIYNTQQIYVFLSSVFIGILIYIISIRIIYKDIFNEIKTLIREIKG; via the coding sequence ATGAAAAAAGATAATAATTTTAAACTTCTAGCTGTGTTTGGTATATTATGGAGTTGGTTTTCTCAGATTTTGACACAGATTTTTCAATTTATAGTTCTTATAATACTTGCCAGATTATTGTCTCCACAGGACTTTGGGATTGTGGGATTAGCAACTGTTGTTACAGGTTTGATTACTACTATTAATGAACTTGGACTAAGCGCAGCGATAATTCAGAAAAAACATGTGAACGATATACATCTTTCAACATCATTTTGGGCAAATATAATGATGAGTACTATTCTATTTATTATAGTTGTCTCCACATCCTCATTTATCGCAGATTTTTATAATAATGATATGGTTAGACCAATACTTATTGTTAGTTCTACAGCCTTCATAATTGGATCCTTTGGCATTATTCAAAGATCACTACTCGAAAAGAGTCTTGAATTTAAAAAATTAACGATTGTTGACGTTAATGCGACTTTAGTGTCCGGAATTATATCTATTTTATTGGCATTTTATGGTTATGGTGCATGGAGCATTGTACTTGGAAGCATTTCCAATACATTTGTTTCAGTTATAATATTATGGAAAATAAACGCATGGAGACCATTATTGAAATTCAGTTTCATACATTTTAAGGAACTTTTCGATTTTGGAGGTAATATAGTGGGGTCAAATATTCTGAGATATATGTCCATGAATATAGATTATTTGATAATTGGGAGATTATTTGGCACCTTTTCATTAGGATATTATACTCTTGCAAGAAATTTGACTTCATTTCCTGTACAAAATATCTCATGGACTATAATGAGAGTAACATTTCCGGCATTTTCAAAGATTCAAGATGATGACAATAACGTAAGAATAGGATATCTCAGGATAATTAGATATGTTTCTTTAATCACATTTCCTATGCTCTTTGGTTTGTCTGTAATAGCATTCGAATTCGTTTCAATTTTTTACGGAGAAAAATGGATTCCTATGGTCATATTGTTACAGATATTCTGTGTCAGTAGCGCTCTGGTTTCCATAGGTACAATCGCAAATACTGTACAGTATTCAAAGGGCAGGAGTGATCTTCCGTTAAGGCAGCATACTTATGGCATAATTCTTATGCCTGTAGCCGTTATAATCGGGACAAAATACGGATTAGTAGGAATGGCGATCGCTGTAGCAGTTGGAACAATATTTCTGGTATTGATTTTTCAAATGATGACAAATACATTAATAAAATTAAATATGCGTGCAATTATCAAAGAAATTATTCCTGCGGCGATAGGCTCAATAATTATGATGATTGGCATAGCGATATACAAATATATTGTAATATATAACACACAACAAATATATGTATTTTTAAGTTCAGTATTCATTGGAATACTCATATATATAATATCAATACGAATAATTTATAAAGATATATTCAACGAAATAAAAACGCTAATTCGCGAGATAAAAGGGTGA